The Cucumis melo cultivar AY chromosome 5, USDA_Cmelo_AY_1.0, whole genome shotgun sequence genome has a segment encoding these proteins:
- the LOC103491306 gene encoding elongation of fatty acids protein 3-like: MSLTITDSLYYWLVNHPKILNFSWSQGETLGSSPLFLTVTVISYLSLTFLLSNLSLPPLPPTILKRISVVHNLILLALSFTMALGCTLSTFSHAPHLHYILCLPLKTPPRGPLFFWAYIFYLSKIVEFIDTFLIILSGSTKRLTFLHVYHHATVVIMCYLWLHSSQSLFPLVLVTNSSVHVLMYTYYLSCALGIRPRWKRLVTECQIVQFQFSFVVLALMLYFHVTHKGTGCAGVWGWCFNVVFYSSLLALFSDFHAKNYGANGKMTAPKKVA, translated from the coding sequence ATGAGTCTAACAATCACTGATAGTCTCTATTACTGGCTTGTAAACCACCCAAAAATCCTCAATTTCTCATGGTCTCAAGGTGAAACCTTGGGTTCTTCTCCACTTTTCCTCACTGTCACTGTCATCTCTTACCTCTCCCTCACCTTCCTCCTCTCCAACCTCTCTCTTCCTCCCCTCCCTCCCACCATTCTCAAACGAATCTCAGTCGTTCATAACCTTATCCTCCTTGCTCTCTCCTTCACAATGGCCCTGGGATGCACACTCTCCACTTTCTCCCACGCACCTCACCTTCATTACATTCTTTGTCTTCCCCTAAAAACCCCTCCACGTGGCCCTCTCTTCTTCTGGGCCTACATCTTCTACCTTTCCAAGATCGTGGAATTCATCGATACCTTCTTGATCATCTTGAGTGGGTCGACCAAACGGCTGACATTCCTCCATGTGTACCACCACGCAACGGTTGTGATTATGTGTTACTTATGGCTTCATTCGTCGCAGTCGTTGTTTCCGTTGGTATTAGTAACAAACTCGTCGGTTCATGTGTTGATGTACACATATTACTTGTCGTGTGCACTTGGGATTAGGCCAAGATGGAAGAGGCTTGTGACAGAGTGTCAGATTGTGCAGTTTCAGTTTAGCTTCGTGGTGTTGGCTTTGATGCTATATTTTCATGTCACACATAAAGGGACGGGATGTGCTGGTGTTTGGGGATGGTGCTTTAATGTCGTATTTTACTCGTCGCTTCTGGCTTTGTTCTCGGATTTTCATGCTAAGAACTATGGCGCAAATGGAAAGATGACGGCTCCTAAAAAGGTGGCGTGA